Proteins encoded together in one Caldicellulosiruptor saccharolyticus DSM 8903 window:
- a CDS encoding HD domain-containing phosphohydrolase — protein sequence MELRIKILIVTILVAFLPTSIVAAYVMTNIIPQYEKITYNYFVTQQEKSLERIKAKVFEDMTNFSKEYAIWNEIYEAVLMGKLSTIEFYWTNWLYQKPYDFSIIVGFDKQGKIICSYSKYQSIKDININKLSKIVQKTISKQYIIYKEVSLIPVEKGFIKFNDKIYAFVCCPVLDDKNLSRPVIGALFLARDIKNFVSLIQPYVVNNVYFQPKESSTRPNRLLRNEIAITDIDNNILGSIVLDYDEKPLVLVKKHFENLLIAMFMILTILTLLISFISGMYLTNRILKLEEYAIGLFSRINGEATLPKPNVKKEGKFENVETILTYFSNEIKSKISLLKTQDDLLRELFEKERRNFEGAIKLLISIIEMKDPYTKGHAERVMQYSKKIGQKLVNQKGYKINLFDLEIAAYLHDIGKIVVPENILNKRGKLTDEEYSIVKRHSLDGYNILSNIEYFDSIKDIVLYHHENLDGTGYPLGINGDKIPVESRIIAIADVFDALTTDRPYRKAFSEEEALIMMKNDVGKKFDPEIFEVFLEVLAEEKISNVEMKIDGQV from the coding sequence GTGGAATTGAGAATTAAAATACTTATTGTTACTATTTTGGTGGCATTTTTACCAACTTCGATTGTAGCTGCATATGTAATGACAAATATAATACCACAGTATGAGAAGATTACGTATAACTATTTTGTAACTCAACAAGAAAAATCATTAGAAAGAATTAAAGCAAAGGTTTTCGAAGACATGACGAACTTTTCTAAAGAATACGCTATATGGAATGAGATTTATGAAGCAGTTTTGATGGGTAAATTAAGTACAATTGAATTTTACTGGACAAATTGGTTATATCAAAAACCATATGATTTTTCAATTATTGTAGGTTTTGATAAGCAAGGAAAGATTATTTGCTCATATTCTAAGTATCAGTCGATTAAAGATATAAATATTAACAAGTTATCTAAAATTGTACAAAAGACAATAAGTAAACAATACATTATTTATAAAGAGGTTAGTTTAATACCTGTAGAAAAAGGGTTTATAAAATTTAATGATAAAATTTATGCATTCGTTTGCTGCCCGGTTTTAGATGACAAAAATCTTAGTCGGCCAGTTATAGGTGCTCTTTTTTTAGCAAGGGATATAAAAAATTTTGTTTCTTTGATTCAGCCCTATGTTGTAAATAATGTGTATTTTCAACCTAAGGAATCTTCAACTCGGCCAAATAGATTACTCAGAAATGAAATTGCCATAACTGATATAGACAATAACATCTTAGGTAGTATAGTTTTAGACTATGACGAAAAGCCGCTTGTTTTGGTAAAGAAGCATTTTGAAAACCTTTTAATAGCTATGTTTATGATTTTAACAATCCTAACCTTATTGATCTCATTTATAAGTGGAATGTATTTGACAAATAGAATACTCAAGCTTGAGGAGTATGCGATAGGCCTTTTTTCAAGGATAAATGGTGAAGCTACTCTTCCAAAACCAAATGTAAAAAAAGAAGGTAAGTTTGAAAATGTTGAGACAATTCTCACTTATTTTTCGAATGAGATAAAGAGCAAGATTTCACTTTTGAAAACTCAAGATGACCTTTTGAGAGAGCTTTTTGAAAAGGAGAGGAGAAATTTTGAAGGAGCAATTAAACTACTTATATCTATAATAGAAATGAAAGACCCATATACTAAAGGACATGCTGAAAGAGTAATGCAATATAGTAAAAAGATTGGACAGAAGCTTGTCAATCAAAAAGGGTATAAAATAAATTTATTTGATTTAGAAATAGCTGCATACCTGCATGACATTGGTAAGATTGTAGTGCCAGAAAATATTCTCAACAAAAGAGGAAAGCTTACTGATGAAGAATATTCTATTGTCAAAAGACATTCCTTAGATGGATATAACATTCTTTCAAATATTGAATACTTTGATAGTATAAAGGATATTGTCCTGTATCACCATGAGAACTTAGATGGAACAGGATATCCACTTGGTATAAATGGAGATAAGATTCCAGTGGAATCAAGGATAATAGCGATAGCAGATGTGTTTGATGCACTTACGACTGACAGACCTTACAGAAAAGCATTCTCTGAAGAAGAAGCACTGATTATGATGAAAAATGATGTGGGAAAGAAGTTTGATCCAGAGATATTTGAGGTGTTTTTAGAGGTTTTAGCAGAGGAAAAAATTTCAAATGTTGAGATGAAGATAGATGGACAAGTATAA
- a CDS encoding RNA-binding domain-containing protein encodes MDKYKLKILLESDEGPKLDFKSTLSLETEGEKKELVKDVIAIANSRGGRGYIIFGVEDKTKRIFGIKNENLTEEKIQQIISSRCDPPVSIKFEIVEYEGKKLGILTIYKSSLRPHQMVQNGVFYIRRGSTTDVAKREEIASMFEESGIVNFEMSIIRNAGISDLDSELISLFFRKSGIASEWDNTILLESFGIIQRDRENGNFYPTIAGMLVFGKCPERFIPSAYLSFEFFDHNQIICGNIYSIINTVINELTQMYPQKDLWALFEAIANALVHRDYYDLTRSTVVKIGEKFIEVANPGCLLEGNMIYNMGREIIPRRRNPWIYQKMIILDEHNLFLKGGKGIGRIKKTYPTAKIININSQNTFKIILPPIDKL; translated from the coding sequence ATGGACAAGTATAAACTTAAGATATTGCTTGAGTCTGACGAAGGACCAAAACTTGATTTTAAAAGTACTCTTTCCTTAGAGACAGAAGGTGAAAAAAAAGAGCTTGTTAAAGATGTAATTGCTATTGCGAATTCAAGAGGTGGCAGAGGTTATATCATATTTGGTGTTGAAGACAAGACGAAGAGAATTTTTGGAATAAAAAATGAAAATTTAACAGAAGAAAAAATTCAGCAGATAATCTCAAGTAGGTGTGATCCACCCGTCTCAATCAAGTTTGAGATTGTGGAGTACGAAGGAAAGAAGTTAGGAATACTTACAATCTATAAAAGTAGTTTACGTCCTCACCAAATGGTGCAAAACGGAGTATTCTATATTAGGCGCGGTTCTACTACAGATGTTGCAAAACGGGAAGAGATTGCTTCTATGTTTGAAGAAAGTGGTATTGTCAACTTTGAGATGTCAATTATAAGAAATGCAGGAATTTCTGACCTTGACTCAGAGCTGATAAGTTTGTTTTTTAGGAAAAGTGGGATTGCTTCCGAGTGGGACAATACAATTCTGCTTGAGAGCTTTGGGATTATTCAACGAGACAGAGAAAATGGAAATTTCTACCCTACTATAGCAGGAATGCTTGTATTTGGCAAGTGCCCAGAGCGTTTTATACCTTCTGCTTATTTGAGTTTTGAATTTTTTGACCACAATCAAATTATTTGTGGTAACATATATAGTATAATAAATACAGTTATAAATGAGCTGACACAAATGTACCCACAAAAAGATTTATGGGCATTGTTTGAAGCTATTGCAAATGCGCTTGTGCATAGAGACTATTATGATTTAACAAGGTCTACTGTAGTAAAGATTGGTGAAAAGTTTATTGAAGTTGCAAATCCTGGATGTCTTTTGGAAGGCAATATGATTTATAACATGGGAAGAGAGATTATACCGCGAAGGCGAAATCCGTGGATTTATCAAAAGATGATCATTTTGGACGAACATAATCTGTTTTTAAAGGGTGGTAAAGGAATAGGGAGAATCAAAAAGACATATCCCACCGCAAAGATAATAAATATAAACTCTCAAAATACCTTTAAAATTATTTTGCCGCCAATAGATAAATTGTAA
- a CDS encoding tetratricopeptide repeat protein, whose amino-acid sequence MVKGKVINLHPTSSRFFKIGIKHYERGEIELAIERLKRALELDSKNIEIKFNLAGLLAQIGDFESSNKLLTELTTDNPEFYDSLFGLGCNFFEMGKLREAKHFLRRYLKLSNNTEFKEAAEDLLDFIETQQEFEREQKEMEKLTKLLERGNFLLENGRYEDAVKYFKMILAKDDTIFAARNNLSLAYFYMGEIEKAIHEAKKVLEIDKYNVYANCNLAFFYSTIGKTKELKKQLKTILELKTYDHKDKIKVLDTLIKLNQHAAIVDRAGELFEITKEPYFRHIQAISLYNTKQYIKAKKIWKDLKKNYNMPEIKIDYFLKKIDDVMKTFKKDTIDYFETGFGNLSKLEEKEFRSQLQKHIDMYFSQTFEENAKRIMDIIAENVKLNNEDKDAISQLLNALPLEKQRLNFTAIAAIVYYVYKKYLLRQKVKQKDVAERFGISQAVFSKWFKEFKGLLLGEDV is encoded by the coding sequence ATGGTCAAAGGGAAGGTTATAAATTTGCACCCTACATCATCAAGGTTTTTTAAAATAGGGATTAAACATTATGAAAGAGGCGAGATAGAGCTTGCCATTGAGAGATTAAAAAGAGCGCTTGAGCTTGACAGCAAAAACATAGAGATAAAGTTCAACTTAGCAGGGCTATTGGCTCAGATTGGGGATTTTGAAAGTTCGAATAAACTCTTGACTGAACTTACCACCGACAACCCTGAGTTTTACGACTCACTATTTGGGCTTGGTTGTAATTTCTTTGAGATGGGGAAACTGAGAGAAGCAAAACATTTTTTAAGAAGGTATCTCAAGCTTAGCAATAACACTGAGTTTAAAGAAGCTGCGGAAGACCTTCTTGACTTTATTGAGACCCAGCAGGAATTTGAAAGAGAACAAAAAGAGATGGAAAAACTGACAAAGCTGTTGGAAAGGGGTAACTTTCTTTTAGAAAATGGTCGGTATGAAGATGCTGTAAAGTATTTTAAGATGATATTGGCAAAGGACGATACAATCTTTGCTGCAAGGAACAATTTGTCACTTGCTTATTTTTATATGGGAGAGATTGAAAAGGCTATTCACGAGGCAAAAAAGGTTTTAGAGATTGATAAGTACAATGTTTATGCAAACTGCAATTTGGCGTTTTTTTATAGTACAATTGGCAAGACAAAAGAACTCAAAAAACAACTAAAAACAATTTTAGAGCTGAAAACATACGACCATAAAGACAAGATTAAGGTTTTAGACACGTTAATAAAATTAAACCAACATGCTGCAATTGTAGACAGGGCAGGTGAACTTTTTGAAATTACAAAAGAGCCCTATTTTAGACATATCCAAGCTATCAGTTTGTATAATACAAAACAGTATATAAAAGCTAAAAAGATATGGAAAGACCTAAAAAAGAATTATAATATGCCTGAGATAAAGATTGATTATTTTCTGAAAAAAATTGATGATGTAATGAAAACATTTAAAAAAGACACAATAGACTATTTTGAAACAGGTTTTGGAAATCTTTCAAAGTTAGAAGAGAAAGAGTTTAGAAGCCAACTTCAAAAACACATTGACATGTATTTTTCTCAAACATTTGAGGAAAATGCAAAGAGGATAATGGATATTATAGCTGAAAATGTAAAGCTCAACAATGAAGACAAAGATGCTATTTCTCAGCTTCTTAATGCTCTTCCACTTGAGAAGCAAAGGCTAAACTTTACTGCAATTGCAGCTATTGTTTATTACGTGTATAAGAAGTATCTTCTTAGGCAAAAGGTAAAGCAAAAAGATGTGGCTGAACGTTTTGGTATTTCTCAAGCTGTATTTTCAAAATGGTTTAAAGAATTCAAAGGACTTTTATTGGGAGAAGACGTATAA
- the thrS gene encoding threonine--tRNA ligase: MEKVNVTLPDGKIIEVEKSTSALDLVKSISMKLYKEAVACKINGILKDLWTPIDDDCSFEVVTFASDEGKRVYWHTTSHILAQSVKRLFGDKVKLGIGPAIDNGFYYDFDVEESITKELLEKIEEEMQKIIKEDLKIERFELSREEAKKLMQQRGENYKVELINDIPEGEIISFYRQGEFVDLCTGPHLPSTGRVKAFKLLSVAGAYWRGNSKNKMLQRVYGISYEKKSQLDEYLTMLEEAKRRDHRKLGRELDLFDIFEQGPGFPFFLPKGMIIRNILEDFWREEHKKRGYQEIKTPIMLTKDLWVQSGHWDHYKENMYFTKIDDQEFAIKPMNCPGSILVYKRKSHSYRELPERLCELGLVHRHELSGVLHGLMRVRCFTQDDAHIFMLPSQIKDEIKGVIDLIDYFYSVFGFKYHVELSTRPENSMGTDEQWNMAETALKEALEEVGINYKINEGDGAFYGPKIDFHLEDSLKRTWQCATIQLDFQMPERFDLYYIGEDGAKHRPVMLHRVVFGSIERFIAILTEHFAGAFPVWLAPIQIRVIPVSDNFNDYAAKISQTLKENGFRVEEDFRSETVGYKIRDAQLQKIPYMVIVGEKERRENTIAVRDRKKGDLGSFTIDKFVSMVKEKVEKKVIE; this comes from the coding sequence ATGGAAAAAGTAAATGTCACGCTTCCAGATGGTAAGATAATTGAGGTTGAAAAATCTACCTCAGCTTTGGATTTGGTAAAATCAATAAGTATGAAGCTTTACAAAGAAGCAGTTGCGTGTAAAATAAACGGCATTTTGAAGGACTTATGGACACCTATTGATGATGATTGTAGCTTTGAGGTTGTCACATTTGCGAGTGATGAAGGCAAAAGAGTATACTGGCACACAACCTCACATATTTTAGCCCAGTCTGTCAAAAGGCTCTTTGGAGATAAAGTAAAACTTGGTATAGGACCTGCAATTGACAATGGTTTTTATTACGACTTTGATGTTGAAGAGTCAATTACAAAGGAGCTTTTGGAAAAGATTGAAGAAGAGATGCAAAAAATAATAAAAGAAGATTTGAAGATTGAGAGATTTGAACTTTCAAGAGAAGAAGCAAAAAAACTTATGCAACAAAGAGGAGAAAACTACAAAGTTGAGCTTATAAATGATATTCCAGAGGGAGAGATTATATCTTTTTATAGGCAAGGTGAATTTGTTGACCTTTGTACCGGTCCACATCTTCCTTCAACGGGGAGGGTAAAAGCGTTCAAACTACTTTCTGTAGCAGGTGCGTATTGGCGCGGAAATTCTAAAAATAAAATGCTTCAAAGAGTTTATGGAATATCATACGAGAAAAAATCGCAACTTGATGAATACCTTACAATGCTTGAAGAAGCAAAGAGAAGAGATCATAGAAAGCTTGGAAGGGAGCTTGATTTATTTGATATTTTTGAGCAAGGGCCAGGATTTCCTTTCTTTTTGCCAAAAGGGATGATTATAAGGAACATATTAGAAGACTTTTGGAGAGAAGAACATAAAAAAAGAGGTTATCAGGAAATAAAAACTCCTATAATGTTAACAAAAGACCTTTGGGTTCAGTCAGGGCATTGGGATCATTATAAAGAAAATATGTATTTTACCAAAATAGATGATCAGGAATTTGCAATAAAACCTATGAACTGTCCGGGTAGCATATTGGTATATAAAAGAAAATCACATTCGTATAGGGAACTTCCTGAGCGACTGTGTGAACTTGGGCTTGTTCACAGACACGAGCTATCTGGTGTATTGCATGGTCTTATGAGGGTAAGATGCTTTACACAAGATGATGCTCATATATTTATGTTACCTTCACAGATAAAAGATGAAATAAAAGGTGTAATTGATCTTATCGATTATTTTTATAGTGTATTTGGTTTCAAATATCATGTTGAACTTTCAACAAGGCCTGAAAATTCAATGGGAACAGATGAACAATGGAATATGGCTGAAACTGCCCTTAAAGAAGCTTTAGAGGAAGTAGGTATAAATTACAAAATAAATGAAGGTGATGGAGCTTTTTATGGACCCAAAATTGATTTTCATCTTGAAGATAGTTTGAAAAGAACATGGCAGTGTGCAACAATTCAACTTGATTTTCAAATGCCAGAAAGGTTTGACTTATATTATATAGGTGAAGATGGTGCAAAACATAGGCCGGTAATGCTACACAGAGTTGTTTTTGGCAGTATAGAGAGATTTATTGCAATACTTACTGAACACTTTGCTGGTGCATTTCCAGTATGGTTAGCACCAATTCAAATAAGAGTAATACCAGTATCTGATAATTTCAATGACTATGCAGCTAAAATATCCCAAACACTCAAGGAGAATGGATTCAGAGTTGAAGAAGATTTTAGATCAGAAACCGTGGGGTATAAAATAAGAGATGCTCAACTACAAAAAATACCATATATGGTGATTGTGGGTGAAAAAGAGCGAAGGGAAAATACTATAGCTGTAAGAGACAGAAAGAAAGGAGATTTAGGTTCATTTACCATTGATAAGTTTGTATCAATGGTGAAAGAGAAAGTAGAGAAAAAGGTTATAGAATGA
- a CDS encoding iron-containing alcohol dehydrogenase, with translation MEVIWEEPYESFSRFINKNGYNSLLVICDKNTFDVCAVKVKETVEKSNRKCKIICFEADVTADEFALGKVLFEIEQADIFVGVGSGTISDITRYTAYKFKVPFVLFPTAPSMDGFASSVAALTINGLKTTVLASSPEAIFVDMEVIENSPEILKKAGFGDLMGKITALLDWQLSNILFEEKIDWEVLRIVKNTYLKTLNSVGVNDFCKNLLEGLITSGIMMARVNSSRPASGCEHHLSHFWEYHRIKTYHGIKVGLATLYVLRFYEHFLNLDKSRIHERKEYKVDIKTWEDAIEKGFQPTFGSIIKKNIERVSKLNDKEFRSQVINRLVEKKEVIDELIRDATIVYSELIDAYKKLEMPMNYWEIGIDDNLFKMSFLCAPNIRERFTILHLYEFLGLTDEVVRSF, from the coding sequence ATGGAAGTTATATGGGAAGAGCCGTACGAGTCTTTTTCAAGATTTATAAATAAAAATGGTTATAATTCTTTGTTGGTTATATGTGATAAAAATACCTTTGATGTGTGTGCAGTCAAGGTGAAAGAGACAGTTGAAAAAAGCAATAGGAAGTGTAAAATAATATGCTTTGAAGCAGATGTAACAGCAGATGAATTTGCGCTTGGAAAGGTATTATTTGAAATAGAACAAGCAGATATATTTGTGGGCGTAGGAAGTGGAACAATTTCTGACATAACACGGTATACAGCATACAAGTTCAAAGTCCCGTTTGTTTTGTTTCCAACAGCACCTTCAATGGACGGGTTTGCTTCTTCTGTTGCAGCACTTACTATAAATGGATTAAAAACAACAGTGTTGGCATCATCACCGGAAGCTATATTTGTGGATATGGAGGTTATAGAAAATTCGCCTGAAATTTTGAAAAAAGCGGGATTTGGAGATTTGATGGGTAAGATAACTGCTTTACTTGACTGGCAACTTTCAAATATTTTGTTTGAGGAGAAAATAGACTGGGAAGTATTGCGTATTGTAAAAAATACATACCTGAAAACATTAAATTCAGTTGGTGTAAATGATTTTTGTAAAAATTTGCTGGAGGGTCTAATAACCTCTGGTATTATGATGGCCAGGGTTAACTCTTCGCGTCCTGCATCAGGTTGTGAACACCATCTTTCTCATTTTTGGGAATATCACAGAATAAAAACTTATCATGGGATAAAAGTTGGGCTTGCAACCCTCTATGTGCTGAGGTTTTATGAGCACTTTTTAAATCTTGATAAATCCAGAATTCATGAAAGGAAAGAATATAAAGTAGATATTAAAACGTGGGAGGATGCGATAGAGAAAGGATTTCAACCAACTTTTGGAAGTATAATAAAGAAAAATATTGAAAGAGTAAGCAAATTGAATGATAAAGAATTTAGGAGTCAAGTGATAAACAGGCTTGTTGAAAAGAAAGAAGTTATAGATGAGTTGATAAGAGATGCAACTATTGTGTATAGTGAGCTGATTGATGCTTACAAAAAACTTGAAATGCCTATGAATTATTGGGAGATTGGTATAGACGACAATCTTTTTAAGATGTCATTTTTATGTGCACCAAATATCAGAGAAAGGTTTACCATACTGCATTTGTACGAATTTTTAGGCTTGACAGATGAGGTTGTACGAAGCTTCTGA
- the cheB gene encoding chemotaxis-specific protein-glutamate methyltransferase CheB, producing MYKVLVVDDSAFMRQLIKSILEQTGMFSVMVAQTPLIALDRVRKFKFDVITIDYEMPYMNGVELIKKIREVSDSKILMISAYTHPGAHTTFEALSAGAFDYILKPLKEEEIEEFKSELIKKVSAACEEYKKTQTAPTAVEDVKVFKVPIEDSLIERAKVAKVVGIGISTGGPPVLEKMFKSLKKDFSLPILVVQHMPPNFTKAFAERLASITSKCIKEAEDREEVKPGCIYIAKGGYHLAIEEKAGKLYTRVLDLEKIKSHKPSADILFSSIAEACGKDAIGIVMTGMGSDGSDGILEMKMKGAITTAQNEKSCVVFGMPKVAIEKGAIELIMSPEEIVELLNKI from the coding sequence ATGTACAAGGTATTGGTTGTTGACGATTCGGCATTCATGAGACAGCTCATCAAATCAATTTTAGAGCAGACAGGAATGTTTTCTGTGATGGTTGCTCAAACACCTCTCATTGCACTTGATAGAGTGAGAAAGTTTAAATTTGATGTTATAACTATTGACTATGAGATGCCATACATGAATGGTGTTGAACTTATAAAGAAGATAAGAGAGGTTTCAGACAGTAAAATCTTAATGATAAGCGCATACACTCATCCTGGAGCTCATACAACATTTGAGGCATTATCAGCAGGTGCTTTTGATTATATATTAAAACCATTAAAGGAAGAAGAAATAGAAGAGTTCAAATCTGAGCTAATCAAAAAGGTGAGTGCTGCATGTGAAGAGTACAAAAAGACCCAGACTGCGCCAACTGCCGTCGAGGATGTAAAAGTTTTCAAAGTTCCAATAGAGGATAGTTTAATCGAAAGAGCAAAAGTTGCAAAAGTTGTAGGTATCGGGATATCAACAGGGGGTCCCCCTGTTTTAGAGAAGATGTTTAAAAGCCTCAAAAAAGATTTTTCTCTTCCAATCTTGGTTGTTCAGCACATGCCACCAAACTTTACAAAAGCATTTGCAGAGAGGCTTGCTTCTATTACATCTAAATGTATTAAAGAAGCAGAGGACAGGGAAGAGGTAAAACCAGGATGTATATACATTGCAAAGGGCGGATATCATTTGGCTATTGAAGAAAAGGCAGGGAAACTCTACACAAGAGTGCTTGACCTTGAGAAGATAAAAAGTCACAAACCTTCTGCAGATATTCTTTTTAGCTCAATTGCAGAGGCATGTGGGAAGGATGCAATAGGTATAGTTATGACTGGCATGGGATCTGATGGAAGTGATGGAATATTAGAAATGAAGATGAAGGGAGCTATAACTACTGCGCAGAATGAAAAAAGTTGTGTCGTATTTGGAATGCCCAAGGTAGCAATTGAAAAAGGTGCTATTGAACTTATTATGAGTCCTGAAGAGATAGTGGAGCTATTGAACAAGATATAA
- a CDS encoding IS481-like element ISCsa6 family transposase — MNIISYHELRKISPQKARELVRKVFESNNKNVSKTAKILGVSRHTVRRAVYGPLEDKSKKPKSSPKKLSSELENFIVEESKKTGFRYRRLSFYLLRKYGIKISENTIKSILRRNSVARKTKRTKKGERSLYDYETLIPFSEFQLDTKHLLDKESLPKEVYEHMKRYNLPCYEWNIIDVATRTRFTAYSYELSSAFGFMFISLVALWLRTHNVRNIIKIRLDNGAEFCGGSERKLKQWNEMLSFLGVELNPIPPKAKHLMGIIENSHRADDEYFLMIHAERCKTKDEFIQRAQKWQDTWNFFRPHNGKGMNGRTPFEKFIASKSLVSSHIFQFPTLLLEDIMKKVGTFYSLFCNKFGGKYVFTTYLKKFFVYKIKDDHHQIFVVIFNNKPY, encoded by the coding sequence ATGAATATTATATCATACCACGAACTAAGAAAAATATCCCCTCAAAAAGCTAGAGAATTAGTTCGAAAAGTCTTTGAATCAAATAACAAAAACGTATCAAAAACTGCTAAAATATTAGGTGTATCAAGACATACCGTAAGAAGAGCTGTCTACGGTCCTCTTGAAGATAAATCAAAAAAACCTAAATCTTCTCCCAAAAAGCTTTCTTCTGAACTCGAAAATTTTATTGTCGAAGAGTCTAAAAAAACTGGTTTTAGATATAGACGTTTGTCTTTTTATCTTCTCAGAAAATATGGTATCAAAATAAGTGAAAACACAATAAAGTCAATTCTTAGAAGAAACTCTGTAGCTCGAAAAACAAAAAGAACAAAAAAAGGTGAAAGAAGTCTATACGATTATGAAACTCTTATCCCATTTTCTGAATTTCAGCTTGATACAAAACATCTTTTAGACAAAGAAAGTCTTCCCAAGGAGGTATATGAACATATGAAAAGATACAATTTGCCTTGCTATGAGTGGAACATAATAGATGTTGCAACAAGAACAAGATTTACAGCCTATTCTTACGAACTTTCATCCGCTTTTGGATTTATGTTCATATCCTTAGTTGCATTATGGTTAAGAACTCATAATGTAAGAAATATAATAAAGATCCGATTAGACAATGGAGCAGAATTTTGTGGAGGAAGCGAAAGAAAGTTAAAGCAGTGGAATGAGATGCTGTCATTTTTGGGTGTAGAACTAAATCCTATTCCACCAAAAGCAAAGCATTTAATGGGTATAATTGAAAATTCACATAGAGCTGATGATGAGTATTTTTTAATGATTCATGCTGAAAGATGTAAAACAAAAGATGAATTTATTCAAAGAGCCCAGAAATGGCAAGATACATGGAACTTTTTCAGACCTCATAATGGTAAAGGAATGAACGGGAGGACACCATTCGAAAAATTCATAGCTTCAAAATCTCTGGTCTCCTCCCATATATTTCAATTTCCTACATTACTTCTTGAGGATATTATGAAAAAAGTAGGCACCTTCTATTCTCTGTTCTGTAATAAATTTGGTGGTAAATATGTCTTCACCACGTACCTTAAAAAATTTTTTGTGTACAAAATTAAAGATGACCACCATCAAATATTTGTGGTCATCTTTAATAACAAACCATATTAA